A genomic window from Candidatus Denitrolinea symbiosum includes:
- a CDS encoding 3-methyl-2-oxobutanoate hydroxymethyltransferase produces MSEPRKKITLPYLFNKVEKGEPITWLTCYDFPTAYLQEQAGIEMILVGDSLGMTMLGYDSTLPVKMDDMIRHAQAVRRGAPTAFVIGDMPYMTYQQSVEAAILNAGRFMAEAGCDAIKLEGGAAMADRIKGIVDAGIPAIGHLGLTPQSVSALGGFRLQGKSTALAKKIVDDAKALEEAGAFAILLELVPDRLCELITERAENCIIMSLGSGPKAHGQLLIYHDMFGLYPKFKPKMAKVYGNAGEVILNGLKNYHDEVIGGQFPAPENYFGMGDEEFNELKKMLD; encoded by the coding sequence ATGAGCGAACCCCGCAAGAAGATCACCCTGCCCTACCTCTTCAATAAAGTAGAGAAGGGCGAGCCGATCACCTGGCTGACCTGCTACGACTTCCCCACCGCCTATTTGCAGGAGCAGGCCGGCATCGAGATGATCCTCGTCGGCGACAGCCTCGGCATGACCATGCTGGGCTACGATTCCACCCTGCCCGTCAAAATGGACGACATGATCCGCCACGCGCAGGCCGTCCGCCGCGGCGCGCCCACCGCCTTCGTCATCGGCGACATGCCCTACATGACCTACCAGCAATCGGTGGAGGCGGCCATCCTCAACGCCGGGCGCTTCATGGCCGAGGCGGGCTGCGACGCCATCAAACTGGAGGGCGGCGCGGCCATGGCCGACCGTATCAAAGGCATCGTGGACGCCGGCATCCCCGCCATCGGTCACCTCGGGCTCACGCCGCAATCCGTCTCCGCGCTGGGGGGCTTCCGCCTGCAGGGCAAGTCCACCGCGCTGGCGAAAAAGATCGTGGACGACGCCAAAGCCCTCGAGGAGGCGGGCGCCTTCGCCATCCTGCTCGAACTCGTCCCCGACCGCCTGTGTGAGTTGATCACCGAGCGCGCCGAAAACTGCATCATCATGTCGCTCGGCTCGGGCCCGAAGGCGCACGGTCAACTGCTCATCTACCACGACATGTTCGGCCTCTATCCCAAGTTCAAGCCGAAAATGGCGAAAGTCTACGGCAACGCGGGCGAGGTCATCCTCAACGGGTTGAAGAACTACCACGACGAGGTGATCGGCGGCCAGTTCCCCGCGCCGGAGAACTACTTCGGCATGGGCGACGAAGAATTCAACGAGTTGAAGAAGATGCTCGATTAA
- a CDS encoding phosphate ABC transporter ATP-binding protein — protein MPEANSAFSIQNLNFYYSAKRALSNITMEIPPRKVTALIGPSGCGKSTFLRCLNRMNDTIAGTRVEGKILLDGSDIYAPDMDVVDLRQRVGMVFQKPNPFPQSIFDNVAFGPRVTGRAGNRSQLQGLVEESLKRAALWDDVKDKLQDDAFSLALGQQQRLCIARVVAIQPEVILMDESTSALDPVATLRVEELIAELKRDYTIVIVTHNMQQAARVSDVTGFFWLGELVEVSETAQMFMKPKEELTEAYITGRMG, from the coding sequence ATGCCAGAAGCAAACTCCGCCTTTTCAATTCAAAATCTAAACTTCTATTACAGCGCGAAGCGCGCGCTGTCAAACATCACGATGGAGATTCCGCCGCGCAAGGTGACCGCGCTGATCGGCCCCTCGGGCTGCGGGAAGTCCACGTTCCTGCGCTGCCTGAATCGCATGAACGACACCATCGCGGGGACGCGCGTGGAGGGGAAGATCCTGCTCGACGGTTCGGACATCTACGCGCCCGACATGGACGTGGTAGACCTGCGCCAGCGCGTAGGGATGGTCTTCCAGAAGCCGAACCCGTTCCCACAGTCCATCTTCGACAACGTGGCGTTCGGTCCGCGCGTGACGGGACGGGCGGGGAATCGGAGTCAGTTGCAGGGACTGGTGGAGGAGAGTCTCAAACGCGCCGCGCTGTGGGACGACGTGAAGGACAAATTGCAGGACGACGCCTTCAGCCTCGCGCTGGGACAGCAGCAGCGGTTGTGCATCGCCCGCGTGGTGGCGATCCAGCCGGAGGTCATTTTGATGGACGAGTCCACCTCGGCGCTCGACCCGGTCGCGACGCTGCGCGTGGAGGAGTTGATCGCCGAGTTGAAGCGTGATTACACCATCGTCATCGTGACGCACAACATGCAGCAGGCGGCGCGCGTCTCGGACGTGACCGGTTTCTTCTGGCTGGGCGAACTGGTGGAAGTCTCGGAGACGGCGCAGATGTTTATGAAGCCGAAGGAAGAGTTGACCGAGGCGTACATTACAGGGAGGATGGGGTAG
- a CDS encoding phosphate-binding protein — MNPPRPLSLIFHLSSFFFLLFILTSCTSSSQASSNSPALYIENKGSDTIVNLALAWAERYQAEHPDVRISVTGGGSGTGLASLINGSADIANASRKIKPEEAAEAQKNGIQPVEHVIARDAIAVIVNPENPVGELTLQQVSDIYSGKINNWQELGGEDRPIVRLSRETNSGTHIYFLETVLRLGEKDNQTLFSMDTLLLPSSEGIVAEVRDNPNAIGYDGLGYVPKDLKVIAIARAADGPYVLPSAATVNDKTYPIARDLYMYTAGEPTGVLAAYLDWIFSPEAQEIVLQLGFVPIK, encoded by the coding sequence ATGAACCCGCCTCGCCCCCTTTCCCTCATCTTTCATCTTTCATCTTTCTTCTTTCTTCTATTCATCCTCACTTCCTGTACCTCCTCCTCGCAAGCCTCCTCCAACTCTCCCGCCCTCTACATCGAGAACAAAGGCTCCGACACCATCGTCAACCTCGCGCTCGCCTGGGCGGAGAGATACCAGGCCGAGCATCCCGACGTGCGCATCTCGGTGACGGGCGGCGGCTCCGGCACGGGACTCGCGTCCCTCATCAACGGTTCGGCGGACATCGCCAACGCCTCCCGCAAGATCAAACCCGAAGAGGCAGCCGAGGCGCAGAAGAACGGCATCCAGCCTGTGGAGCATGTCATCGCCCGCGACGCGATCGCCGTCATCGTGAATCCCGAAAACCCCGTCGGCGAGTTGACGCTCCAGCAGGTCTCCGATATTTACAGCGGCAAGATCAACAACTGGCAGGAGCTTGGCGGCGAAGACCGTCCCATTGTGAGGCTCTCGCGCGAGACCAACTCCGGTACGCACATCTACTTCCTCGAAACCGTCCTGCGCCTCGGCGAGAAGGACAACCAGACCCTCTTCTCGATGGACACGCTCCTGCTCCCGTCCTCCGAGGGCATCGTCGCCGAAGTGCGCGACAATCCCAACGCCATCGGCTACGACGGCCTGGGCTACGTCCCCAAAGACCTGAAAGTGATCGCCATCGCCCGCGCCGCGGACGGGCCGTACGTGCTGCCCTCCGCCGCGACGGTCAACGACAAGACCTATCCGATCGCCCGCGACCTCTACATGTACACCGCGGGCGAACCGACAGGCGTCCTAGCGGCCTACCTTGATTGGATATTTTCTCCCGAAGCGCAGGAGATCGTTTTGCAATTGGGCTTTGTGCCGATAAAATAA
- a CDS encoding phosphate ABC transporter permease subunit PstC, translating to MEKSLNWREYLITRLIRISGYSAIVFVAAIFFFILKEGLPALTEVKLSDLFAVRWYPIEDYFGLLPLVTGSLIITVGAMLIAFPFGIATAVFIAEIAPRWVREILKPLVELLAGLPSVVLGFLGILVLAPNLRRLLDLPTGLTALAGSILLGGIAVPTIVSIAEDALDAVPRSYREGAWALGATRWQTIWRVTLPAARSGVITAVMLGIGRAIGETMTVMMVTGNAPVLAVKLGSILSPVRTMTATIAAEMGEVASGSIHYHVLFFIGIVLFLISLVVNVAASSVVFRARKRAERILS from the coding sequence ATGGAAAAATCCCTCAACTGGCGTGAATACCTCATCACCCGCCTCATCCGAATCAGCGGCTATTCTGCCATCGTCTTCGTCGCGGCCATCTTTTTCTTCATCCTCAAAGAAGGCCTGCCCGCCCTGACCGAAGTCAAACTCAGCGACCTGTTCGCCGTCCGCTGGTACCCCATCGAAGATTACTTCGGCCTGCTTCCCCTCGTCACCGGCTCGCTCATCATCACCGTCGGCGCCATGCTGATCGCCTTTCCCTTCGGGATTGCGACGGCGGTCTTCATCGCCGAGATCGCGCCGCGCTGGGTGCGCGAGATTCTCAAGCCGCTCGTGGAACTCCTCGCGGGACTCCCGTCTGTCGTGCTGGGATTCCTCGGGATCCTCGTCCTCGCCCCGAACCTGCGCCGCCTCCTCGACCTTCCAACGGGTCTGACCGCCCTGGCCGGGTCCATCCTCCTCGGCGGGATCGCCGTCCCGACCATCGTCTCCATCGCCGAAGACGCCCTCGACGCGGTCCCGCGCTCGTACCGCGAGGGCGCCTGGGCGCTCGGCGCGACGCGCTGGCAGACCATCTGGCGCGTGACTCTCCCCGCGGCGCGTTCGGGCGTCATCACCGCCGTCATGCTCGGCATCGGACGCGCCATCGGCGAGACGATGACTGTGATGATGGTGACCGGCAACGCGCCCGTCCTGGCGGTCAAACTGGGCAGCATCCTCTCTCCCGTCCGCACGATGACCGCCACCATCGCCGCCGAAATGGGCGAGGTCGCCAGCGGAAGCATCCACTACCACGTTTTGTTTTTCATCGGCATCGTCCTGTTCCTCATCTCTCTGGTCGTCAACGTCGCGGCCTCGTCCGTCGTCTTCCGCGCCAGAAAACGCGCGGAGAGAATCTTGTCTTGA
- a CDS encoding phosphate ABC transporter, permease protein PstA — translation MTSSTRNLIQRLGFGMMTLMAVATVVPIIGTVVYIFAQGSPALSWELLSGFPREGMRAGGILPAIVGTFYLTVGVAVFSVPLGVAAAIYLAEYAPDNKWTRLIRIAIINLAGIPSVVYGLFGLGLFVIFLKFGASILAASLTLSIMTLPVIISASEEALRAVPQAFRTVSISVGATRWQTIRRIVLKEALPGILTGVILGLERAAGETAPILFTGAAFFLPRLPHSPFDATMALPYHLFVISTQIPEMPIQIQYGTALVLLIFVLGMNLTATIIRSRARAKRQW, via the coding sequence ATGACCTCCTCCACCCGCAACCTCATCCAACGCCTCGGCTTCGGCATGATGACGCTGATGGCCGTCGCCACCGTCGTCCCCATCATCGGCACGGTCGTCTATATCTTCGCGCAAGGCTCGCCTGCCCTCTCGTGGGAACTCCTCTCCGGCTTTCCGCGCGAGGGAATGCGCGCGGGCGGAATCCTGCCCGCCATCGTCGGGACGTTCTACCTCACCGTCGGCGTCGCGGTTTTCTCCGTCCCGCTCGGAGTCGCCGCGGCGATCTACCTCGCCGAATACGCGCCCGATAACAAGTGGACGCGTCTCATCCGCATCGCCATCATCAACCTGGCGGGCATCCCCTCGGTGGTCTACGGACTCTTCGGACTCGGCCTCTTCGTCATCTTTCTGAAGTTCGGCGCCAGCATTCTGGCCGCCTCGCTGACCCTCTCCATTATGACCCTTCCCGTCATCATCAGCGCTTCCGAGGAAGCGCTGCGCGCCGTCCCGCAGGCGTTCCGCACCGTCAGCATCTCGGTCGGCGCGACGCGCTGGCAGACCATCCGCCGCATCGTCCTTAAGGAGGCGCTGCCCGGCATCCTGACGGGAGTCATCCTCGGCCTCGAACGCGCCGCGGGCGAGACCGCTCCCATCCTGTTCACCGGCGCGGCCTTCTTCCTTCCCCGCCTGCCTCATTCTCCCTTCGACGCGACGATGGCGCTTCCCTATCATTTATTCGTCATCTCCACCCAGATCCCCGAAATGCCGATTCAGATCCAATACGGGACCGCCCTCGTCCTGCTCATCTTCGTCCTCGGCATGAATCTGACGGCCACCATCATCCGCTCGCGCGCCCGCGCCAAACGCCAGTGGTGA